The DNA sequence AACAGTTACACATGAATAgcccaattatttttattatttcaaaatgatatCTGCTCCCAATGTCGAGAACTGTTTGACATGTGgggaaaaatctaaaattacaGACTAAAATTAAAGCAACGTGTGTTTCTGgtaactaaaaaataaaaacaacgtGCGTTCCGGGGCAACGCTTGATGAATGGAATTCTGGGATACACATTAATCCCCATAAACTCCTCCCATGATTCCATCTGGCAAAGCCCTGAGTACCAAGAATGTACCACTCTTAACGGAAGTTAAAAATCCGGAGCCTCACCAGTTCTGGGAGAGGGCACACGTCGCCAGTGTTGATGTACAGCCCCTCCACGACGATGAACCTGCGGGTCACGCGAGCCTTCCGAGGATTCTGGAACACGAGGGGAACAAGTTAATCACCGCATTCCAGATCTGTCCACGGTTGCCACGGCCGCAGATTCGCCATAGTAACCAGATGGGGCGGCGGCAGctccgccaccaccaccaccagcattCCATCCAACCTCTCTACGTCATTGCCTGAAACACAGTCAAAGAGCTCCGGGAGAACTGCTGGAGAGTTCTGGTTTGGCACCGATGCAGGAAGAGATGACGGTCTGTCCTCCCTATTTTAACAGCCCTGATTATAGGCATCCCTGGTTGCCAAATAGCAGTTTCTGGTGCTATATTACAGCTTGCGAATGTTGAATATGGCGTTTGCCCAATAACAGAATATCAAGATTCTGGCGTTTGTCACCGCCCAACTAAATGTTCTTAGGACGTATCCTATTGGAACTTTTCATCTGGGACAGAGCTTTGAATGTTAAGCTGCCGAGCATTACACATGGACACCAGAACAGCCTTAAAATGTCATTAATCTGCAGAAAACGTACTGGAGAGTAGCCATGGAGACAGACATGGACTGAAACATAATGTTAGTGGGGAAGCCCTACACAATGAATCctgaaaatccaaaaacaaacacactcatctCCAGGTGCaaccaaaaaatctaaaaagtcTTTCAGCAATCGGGCTGCCTCTGCTGAGCTCTGTGAAGCTTTATCACTACACTGTGCATGAGCAGTCATATCAGTCTGTGGGGTGTGGACTGAAATGAGCACCAACAGTGTCCCTAGACTTAAAGActaacccaacccccccgccaAAAAATTTTTTCCATCAGAGCTGGCCCTAGGGTTTTGCTGGCCTAAAGCAAGAATGTTGTTGTGGGCCCAAGGTgctccaacaaaaaaaataaaaataaatgaatacatacataaataaatacaaacggGAAATGTGCGGTGCAGGgacggttgtggccctaaatgaccGCTCAGTGTTTATGCCAGCGGCCGGCTCTGTTTTTCTTGTTGTgctgcattttttgcattttcagtcaATGAGTTGCCTCCTCCCAGGGCTAACTACGCTaacgtttttttccccaagaagcACACGTGCTCCCAAGCTGAAACACTTAGCAGCACGCTAGTGCATTCGTTAGTGTAatccaattagtagatgtgcacCAAAGTCATTTTCCCCAGTTGgcacatgtacatttttcaggAGCGAACTGCCCCCTAAAACGgcagcactgtagagccctgccTCTCCACAGGGACGGGCATTATGTGGTGGTCACCCTGCCACCTGGatcacaaaatgatttttttgagATCAGGAGCGTTGCTGGGCCGATAAACTAAACGTGGATGTCAGACGAGCTTTCGGAAACGGGATCAGGGCGCGTTATCCGCACCTTCaggtcctcctgctcctgctcccggAGCAGCCTCTCCAGGTCCTCCATGTCGTTGTGCTTGAAGTACTTCACGAAGCTGCGGGACGCCTGCAGGCCCTTCTGGATGGCGAAGCACGCCGCCTCGTCTctgaggagaaaaaacaaacgcaGACGCTCCTCAGAAACCTCGACTAGGCTCTTCCCTCGCCGTGACATTATTTAGCCACGTCTGCATTTCCTGCCAGAGAAGCGCAGATAAATTCATAAAGGGCGGACTTGAACATCTGTGAAATTCATGGCTCGAAACACATGGGTTCGGTCTCAGATCTGTAATGAGACAGGATATCTTTGAATCGTCCGCATATGcaaagttcaaagaagagcaactaaattggttcctggtatgaCAGATAAAAGTTATGAGGAAAGATGCTtcatctcttcaagcttagcaACAGGAGATTTAGGGGCAAATTGATTGAGGCATTTAAATCCATAAAGGGAACTAATAATGTGAACTGCAAGAGATTCTTCAGATtaagttctgttagtagaacgaggggacataaatggaaattagcaaaaggtaaattccaggCTCGATACAGTGTTAGAAACatctagcctgtaggtaatcagagcactagctACATGGGATGTCGCACCGACAGAACGTTCCCTTTGCTGCAACTGCCAATTATGTCCCGCTGTCCACCTTAGCAGGATGCGCCACCcagcaacccccacccccacccccaccccatgcccAGCCTGATGGCTGTTTAAATGTTCAAGGCGAAAGCAGCAGTGTCGTATGGGGGGGATGGGATCTGTTCGTGGGGCCCAAAACGCTTTGGCAGTGGCCCCTGGTTGAAAGACACGGTGGAAAGCACggtactcacacaaacacaatatccCCCCTCTTGGAGTACGCGGGGATGGCGCTGGCTATCGTGGCGAAGCCGTAGGAATAGATAATGGCTTCTTCCGTCCTCATGAACTTCGCCAAGCGATCTTCCAGCTCCAAGTGAACATCTGGGGGAAGAATACGCACTTCGAGGTCAGAGTCGTGTATTTTTccagaaaggaaaacaaacacttaAGTCTGTTTGTGTTATGTAAATATACAGAACCAGGCCGCACATTCCATATCTGAAGATCTTAAATCTTACGAAACTAAGCATTTTTATTAACTGCCTGAACATAACGGATTAACAATTAACTAGCCACTGTCACATTTGTTGAAATGCaaaccaaatgcattttttttgcttcattcagaCAGTGGGAAAGCAGAGATTGTAacagatagaaaaaaaagagattgcaCCTCAAAAAGTGCCACAGAGGAGGGGTCAAACCCTGCCCACGCAGGACGGTTTGTATACGGCTCGAGTGAGCCGTCCTCCGGACTATGCAGTACACCGCACCCCCTCCAAATACCGCCTCAGAACTCACCGAAGGTTCCGTAAAACCCCCTCGGCCCACAGGTGCCCACGCCGTACTTCTTCAGAGACGCCAAAGCCTGTTTCTGCCAAAGGAGGGGGGAAAGGTAAATCAGCGTTAGATAAAGAGTTAATCAGAGTCCTCTCTGCTAAAACCGTCACTCCGATTtaaacggcaaaaaaaaaaaaaaaagcgttcaGAAGTGACGGGTTCACCGCGCATTAGCGCAGGATAGCTTGCGCCGCACGCCAACAGCAAAGAAAGGGCCGCACTACAGTTACACTCCCGCGATCTCTACGGCAGATTAGCTTTGGAAAAAACTTTCGCGGCGCACGCACAAGCGTCAACACCAACCTTCACTCGCCCGTTGTCGAGGAGACCCAGGAAGTTAAATGAGGCGAAGTTAATGCACTCCTTCCCATTGACTGTGATCTTGTGGCTTGGAGGGCTGCCAAAACAAGAGGGTGAATTAGCGAGAAGCCGAACCCCGCTCGCAGGCTCCGCCTCATTTTATGTTCCGTTTACGAGCGGGGATCGTAACGGAGCGGGAAATGGGCGGATTTTACAATGGGACTAAAGGAACGAAAACATCAGAACCTCCGTGGTGCAAACGCTTCGGGAACGGAAAGGAGGTCGAAAATTAAATGGTTGCATCTTTGAAAGTGACTAGCAAAGACATCGGTTTGAATAATCTGAACCTACTGCCTACACTGAAGTCATTTTATATCCATAATTAATGGATTAATTCAACCTGTAACCTGTATCTTAGAAGAtatgttgatttttttcaacatatattttctgacccatacatattattttcagGGACTCAGTTCTTAGGCCTTTTATTCAAACATTCTGTTCTCCGTGTTCTTTAATCAAATTCTGTCAATATTCCCACATCGTAATCTGCGCATTCTACTTCCGTATTCACATCCGGcactgggcagcagtgtagtacgaTGGGAAAGGAACTGGTCTtataacctgaaggtcacacgCACTCACCCAGTGACGATGTCATAATTGAGGGACGGGTGGTCCTTCGACACAGGAGGGACAAGGGGCTCTGGTTGCCACTCTTCAATaagctcctccttctcctgcaaCAGAGACCAATAAGGGGGTGAGCTCATAACAGGAGCCATTTTATATCCCAACAAACACATTCAAAGCCCTGAACAGAGAATGCTGTTCGTACTTTATGAAACAGCTTCACCAAGTATTCTTACCACCTGCTGTTCCTGAATGTGCAGTTTGCAATATATTCACTTGGGGGCTGGTGGAAGGTCAGTACATGTTtcgtttttcatgttttaaaaaatatacattttttacactgaATGACAAACTTGCACAAAACCACCCAGCCAGCAGTGGTCGCTGGTGTGCAGTGAGATGCTGTCATTCAGGCCAACTGAAaccaccccatccctgcaggCCACAGTTGGCATTGGTTGGGTTCGGTTTCTAGACCAGACCACACTGGCCCATCCACCCATTCGAACAGGGCCTTAACGGGATGAGACACCCAGCACCCTTGAGCTCTGGAATTTCCACAGCAACTGTTCTTATTAACATTTCTTATGTTTATTTAGTCTTAACTTATAAGAAAGGGGCGTGGACCCCTGGGGTCACagactgtaataaaaaataaaaaaaattttacattGACATTTCTCTTGTGAAGTCTGCGTAAATGGTACTGTCAGATATTTCTTCGTCAGCGTCAACAATTTCTCAATGAAAAGTGTCACAGAGCGATGCTACTTTCCTTTAGACATCGCCCCTCTGACCTGTTGTCCATTAGTTGCCACCATGTTCTATTAATGCGTGCATTGCTTCTGTCTGGCCCTGGGTGTTACTAAGCATtcatggtaatggtaaatggactgcatttatatagcgcttttatccaaagcgctttacaattgatgcctctcattggccagagcagttaggggttaggtgtcttgctcaaggacacttcgacacgcccagggcagggtttgaaccggcaaccctccgactgccagacaatcggtcttacctcctgagctatgtcgcccccattcatgttttttgaggtttttccCTGCTAGggtactttttttaaaacacactccTTTACCTTCTCCGTCAGGTCAGAGCGGTCCTGCAGCTTGTAGGTCTTGGAGAACAGGAGCCGAACGATCCACAGAATCAGGATCCCCTCCAAGATCAAATGGTACGCAGGCGCCTGAGCGACAgtgaatataaaaattaaagcaGACAAAAATGTGGACATGGGactttattctttatggcatccattgctatttctgacataatgtgccttaagagggtaaataatccctcaaaacatgaaaaacacatacaaactttaaaattttaaagtgtagtataatgggtaaggagctggtcttgtaacctaaaggtgaGAGGTTCGATACCAGGGTACGACACTATCGTTGTACCCTTTGAGCAAGGTGcataatctgcattgcttcggtatatattcagctgcataaatggatgcaatctaaatgcagtgtaaaacttgtgtaagttgctctggacaagatcgtctgctaaatgcctataatgtaacgTACTGTAAAAGAAAACTTAACTAGTTAAAGcactgggattgcaattgtggtcacaactaaaaccagcatacacactaCAGCGGtaccccaggactgagtttgaaaaTATTGTTCCGTCCGTTGTacttttctgacagctctataaacttaCGCTGATTCACTCCTGTACTTCAGCtaagtaaaatctttaggatacacttgcagtctgcgaCTGTAGCTGGTGTTCATAAAAATGTCAGcacaagatatgattgagctgaTGAAATAAGTAAGAATGGAAGAATAGTGGAAAAGAATTAGAATTTCGTTTAACGTATGCCCAGGGAATGAATAGTAAGtacattcaattcaataagaatttttttttttttgccaactaCGATTAATCCGTATAAATGTAATCCAAATCAACCTAGCTACAcccacacaaaaatacactgtCTATGATTCAGAATGACGCAGCTACCTGCTCACTAAAATTAATAACCTTTTGAAAGCATGTGTTAGTAATATTCAAGTTGCTAGCTAACAATAAACCTGGATAGTTACAAAATTATGTGAACTACTTTGACAGGCCAGACAAACGGCGAAACGAACGTAACGGGTGACAACAACCAGAATCGTCAGCCGTAGCTAGGCTAACGGAATTTACATTCACCTGGCTAGCAAGCCAGCAACCGTA is a window from the Anguilla rostrata isolate EN2019 chromosome 14, ASM1855537v3, whole genome shotgun sequence genome containing:
- the sptlc1 gene encoding LOW QUALITY PROTEIN: serine palmitoyltransferase 1 (The sequence of the model RefSeq protein was modified relative to this genomic sequence to represent the inferred CDS: substituted 1 base at 1 genomic stop codon), producing the protein MASGQQWVLVEMVQAFYEAPAYHLILEGILILWIVRLLFSKTYKLQDRSDLTEKEKEELIEEWQPEPLVPPVSKDHPSLNYDIVTGPPSHKITVNGKECINFASFNFLGLLDNGRVKKQALASLKKYGVGTCGPRGFYGTFDVHLELEDRLAKFMRTEEAIIYSYGFATIASAIPAYSKRGDIVFVDEAACFAIQKGLQASRSFVKYFKHNDMEDLERLLREQEQEDLKNPRKARVTRRFIVVEGLYINTGDVCPLPELVKLKYRYKVRIFLEESMSFGVLGDHGRGVTEHFGVNIDDIDLISANMENAVASVGGFCCGRSFVIDHQVFPRFGYCLLASLPPMLASAAIEALMMRSWXEDTPGIFAILREKCRRVHRALQGIPGLKLVGEPFTPAFHLQLENGSGSRDTDVKTLRSIVDYCLDRKIALTQARYLDKEERFLPPPTIRVVVTVEQTEEDIEKAALLIREAALALLK